The following proteins come from a genomic window of Oncorhynchus kisutch isolate 150728-3 unplaced genomic scaffold, Okis_V2 Okis06b-Okis10b_hom, whole genome shotgun sequence:
- the LOC109886557 gene encoding periplakin isoform X2, whose translation MDEYHKFHKEARDTQDLLKRMDKEVDQKYKPEFKDMYQMESLIRDLDDQAKAMDHFDERVKALEKRSLQVLPLQFRRNTPQKLLPVEALCEFDTDEGQILRGERYTLLSNKGPKWEVKDAAGRKLTAPGACFMVPPTDPESVAVSNSLASQQKGIKMKVSGSKTTLVKRLEELKKDGSAGSDKEEQQCRQLMAGLDKVTSDLDKQEKAIYSRVRPPLEQTRPLQDSADRLQDVKDIAAVVRKIEPEKSSKVREAEKFLTSNPKCASAPQLNGKVNEANNKYDKINLLLKCSEDKLQNSNRLENSLQNGKSLLSSYENKLAREEVAPADISSLEKTQRQLADIASELKTKRSAVTETEANLHVAKGSCDTMATKLQEHCPDIERQEGEVRRLNKRYDNLNRQIDTRTQSLQRAKTSYSNYRSDYDNLNNWLSRVPNYEPTEKDNLSQVETKLENQKNLLSDIKKKESELNNVSKNAQLYQQAVKDYENDTEKFKSILDLEDGLVPQTYKRSRLESPALRVKEEESAIEAKFTEVNAVNKQRMANLQFAQGLMNQQSDVIVSNNVQQVRSAAPGEEAWRIESQLKDEIQRREQLEKDLEKIQTDIYMLEGQKPEDTVVKKEIIKKVPDPTLVDEVHNVRQKLSDETRVTRAMDNELEALRLKLRGIETEIKEGAQQYTVKEVLRIERDRGQEEEVRRLREELEELRRRKTIKDNEVIQITKQVTLLAQQKSKEQEVITEEEVIKVQNDPQLENEYRILLDRKQKEQEGRKQLEDELRFLQDKLRRLEKEKSMAEEKISIKEVLKVEKDIAFEREVENLRMQHEDEKAKHRSSQRERADLQRKISSLEEEKSRVIVQEKVREIVRPDPKAEAEVANLRMELVEHQRRYRDADQQLKSHQDELKMLRNRGPQIEIKEIIKEVIKYKTDPQTERELEKLRNEIVDKTYQTEKSEMEIRQLRDEIQRWKDTKPQVQIKEVVNEVLEYKENPKTKEEIEILKRKLADEQKKRLDLERERSANEEKIRLRKIDLSQVREKVVQQEVVKMEEDPLLRSECSTFTQNINNEQRQRETLKEELFQLQRQKANLDAQLEELERERRARRDAELEIQRLRVRLNEMELRDKENRERVTVKQMVVLQQDPQQEKEHSILKLQVEEERHKRTLLEKELNVLLQQQVTLERMVVKEKVVRTETIQVEKDPEAELEIEKMTRTLEQEKRRRLELDQELGSLKSRLSDMEFTNTKSSKELDYIRDESSRLQQENQRLQNDIRRLQSEIQITSTETRSISNSAPMESGKNLELRLDSLQRELAELRAITSQKDEEIEKLQKSLSAIQIKREQRESHLRRSIVVIDPDSGKEMRPEEAYKLGLIDWKMFVNLQSQECDWEEISVKGPKGESSVLHDRKSGKKFSIEDALRAGNITNRQLQQYHDKEITIQEFGVMVSGKTK comes from the exons ATGGACGAATACCACAAG TTCCACAAAGAGGCCCGGGACACCCAGGACCTTCTGAAGAGGATGGACAAAGAGGTGGACCAGAAGTACAAACCAGAGTTCAAGGACATGTACCAGATGGAGAGCCTCATCAGAGACCTGGAC gacCAGGCGAAGGCCATGGACCACTTTGATGAGCGTGTGAAGGCTCTGGAGAAGCGCAGTCTACAGGTTCTCCCCCTCCAGTTCCGCAGGAACACCCCTCAGAAGCTGCTCCCCGTCGAGGCGCTGTGTGAGTTCGACACTGACGAG GGTCAGATCCTGCGTGGAGAGAGGTACACCCTCCTGAGTAACAAGGGGCCCAAGTGGGAGGTGAAGGACGCGGCCGGGCGTAAACTGACTGCTCCGGGGGCCTGCTTCATGGTCCCCCCCACAGACCCAGAGTCTGTCGCCGTCTCCAACAG TCTGGCCAGCCAGCAGAAGGGTATTAAGATGAAGGTGTCTGGCAGTAAGACCACCCTGGTCAAACGCCTGGAGGAACTGAAGAAAGACGGCTCCGCTGGCTCTG ACAAGGAGGAGCAGCAGTGTCGCCAGCTGATGGCCGGTCTGGACAAGGTGACCAGTGATCTGGACAAACAGGAGAAGGCCATCTACTCTCGAGTACGCCCCCCTCTGGAGCAGACCAGGCCTCTGCAGGACAGCGCTGACCGTCTGCAGGACGTCAAG GACATTGCAGCCGTGGTTCGTAAGATCGAGCCGGAGAAGTCGTCCAAGGTGAGGGAGGCTGAGAAgttcctgacctctaaccctaaaTGTGCCAGCGCCCCTCAGCTGAACGGCAAGGTGAACGAGGCCAACAACAAATACGACAAGATCAACCTGCTGCTCAAGTGCTCCGAGGACAA GCTTCAGAATTCCAACCGCCTGGAGAACTCCCTTCAAAACGGGAAATCTTTATTGTCCAGCTACGAGAACAAGCTGGCCAGGGAGGAAGTCGCCCCAGCAGACATCTCATCTCTGGAGAAGACACAGCGTCAACTGGCT GATATTGCATCAGAGCTGAAGACCAAGAGGTCCGCGGTGACGGAGACGGAGGCTAACCTGCATGTGGCCAAAGGCAGCTGTGACACCATGGCAACCAAGCTGCAGGAGCACTGCCCCGACATCGAGAGGCAGGAGGGCGAGGTCCGGAGACTTAACAAACGCTACGACAACCTCAACAGGCAGATCGACACCAG AACTCAGAGCCTGCAGAGGGCTAAGACGTCATACAGTAACTACCGCAGTGACTACGACAACCTGAACAACTGGCTGTCCCGCGTGCCAAACTATGAGCCAACTGAGAAAGACAACCTCAGTCAGGTGGAAACCAAGCTGGAAAACCAGAAG AACCTGCTCTCCGACATTAAAAAGAAGGAGTCTGAGTTGAACAACGTATCGAAAAATGCCCAACTTTACCAGCAAGCCGTCAAG GACTATGAGAATGATACTGAGAAGTTCAAGTCTATTCTGGACCTTGAAGACGGGCTGGTCCCGCAGACCTACAAGAGAAGCAGATTGGAGTCCCCTGCACTTAGGGTCAAGGAAGAG GAATCTGCCATTGAAGCTAAATTCACCGAAGTGAATGCAGTGAACAAGCAAAGGATGGCGAATCTACAGTTTGCACAAGGCCTTATGAATCAG caatCAGACGTGATCGTCAGCAACAATGTCCAACAAGTCAGATCTGCTGCTCCGGGAGAAGAAGCCTGGAGGATCGAGAGTCAACTGAAAGACGAGATTCAGAGGAGGGAGCAGCTGGAGAAGGATCTAGAGAAAATCCAGACAGACATCTACATGTTGGAGGGCCAGAAGCCGGAGGACACCGTCGTCAAGAAGGAGATCATCAAGAAGGTTCCGGATCCGACTCTGGTCGACGAGGTCCACAATGTCCGTCAGAAACTGTCAGACGAAACCCGGGTCACCCGGGCCATGGACAACGAGCTGGAGGCGCTGAGGCTGAAGCTGCGCGGCATCGAAACAGAGATCAAAGAAGGAGCACAGCAGTACACCGTGAAGGAGGTGCTGCGTATCGAGAGGGACCGCggccaggaggaggaggtgaggaggctCAGGGAGGAGCTGGAAgaactgaggaggaggaagaccatcaaggacaacgAGGTGATCCAGATCACCAAGCAGGTGACGCTCCTGGCACAGCAGAAGTCCAAGGAGCAGGAAGTGATCACAGAGGAGGAGGTGATTAAAGTGCAGAACGACCCCCAACTGGAGAACGAGTACCGCATCCTCTTGGACAGGAAGCAGAAGGAGCAGGAGGGCAGGAAGCAACTGGAGGATGAGCTGCGCTTCCTCCAGGACAAGCTCCGCAGGCTGGAGAAGGAGAAGTCCATGGCCGAGGAGAAGATCTCCATCAAGGAGGTGCTGAAGGTGGAGAAGGATATCGCCtttgagagggaggtagagaatcTCAGGATGCAACATGAGGATGAGAAGGCCAAGCACCGGTCTTCCCAAAGGGAGCGCGCCGACCTCCAGAGGAAGATCTCCAGCCTAGAGGAGGAAAAGTCAAGGGTCATAGTTCAGGAGAAGGTGAGGGAGATCGTCAGGCCTGACCCCAAGGCTGAGGCTGAAGTGGCCAACCTACGCATGGAACTGGTGGAACACCAGAGGAGGTACAGAGACGCCGACCAGCAGCTGAAGTCCCACCAGGACGAGCTGAAGATGCTGAGAAACAGAGGTCCGCAGATCGAGATCAAGGAGATCATCAAGGAAGTCATCAAGTACAAGACGGACCCGCAGACCGAGAGGGAGCTGGAGAAACTCCGCAATGAGATTGTGGACAAGACGTACCAGACGGAGAAGTCAGAGATGGAGATCAGGCAGCTGAGGGACGAGATTCAGAGGTGGAAGGACACCAAGCCACAGGTGCAAATTAAAGAGGTGGTTAACGAGGTTCTGGAGTACAAAGAAAACCCCAAAACCAAGGAGGAGATTGAGATCCTGAAGAGGAAGCTGGCGGACGAGCAGAAGAAACGCCTGGACCTGGAGAGGGAGCGATCAGCTAATGAGGAGAAGATCCGGCTAAGGAAGATCGACCTGTCCCAGGTCAGGGAGAAGGTTGTCCAGCAGGAGGTGGTTAAGATGGAGGAGGACCCATTACTGAGGTCAGAGTGCAGCACCTTCACACAGAACATCAACAATgaacagaggcagagggagacccTGAAAGAGGAGCTCTTCCAACTTCAGAGGCAGAAGGCCAACCTGGACGCACAGCTGGAGGAGCTGGAGCGAGAACGCCGAGCTCGGCGCGATGCAGAGCTGGAGATCCAGAGGCTGAGGGTCAGGTTGAACGAGATGGAGCTCAGGGACaaggagaacagggagagggtCACAGTGAAACAGATGGTGGTTCTCCAGCAGGACCCCCAGCAAGAGAAAGAGCACTCCATCCTCAAGctgcaggtggaggaggagagacacaagCGCACCCTGCTGGAGAAGGAGCTGAACGTCCTGCTCCAGCAGCAGGTCACCTTGGAGAGGATGGTGGTGAAGGAGAAGGTGGTGCGCACCGAGACCATCCAGGTAGAGAAGGACCCAGAGGCTGAGCTGGAGATCGAGAAGATGACGAGGACGCtggaacaggagaagaggaggaggctcGAGCTGGACCAGGAGCTGGGCAGCCTCAAGTCCCGCCTGTCCGACATGGAGTTCACCAACACCAAGTCGTCCAAGGAGCTGGACTACATCCGCGACGAGAGCAGTCGCCTCCAGCAGGAGAACCAGAGGCTACAGAATGACATCCGCAGGCTGCAGTCCGAGATCCAGATCACCTCCACGGAGACCCGGAGCATCTCCAACTCGGCCCCCATGGAGAGCGGGAAGAACCTAGAGCTGAGGCTGGACTCACTGCAGAGGGAGCTGGCCGAACTGAGGGCCATCACCAGCCAGAAGGATGAGGAGATCGAGAAGCTACAGAAGAGCCTGTCGGCCATCCAGATCaagagggagcagagggagagccACCTGAGGAGATCCATTGTGGTCATCGACCCCGACTCGGGTAAGGAGATGAGGCcggaggaggcctacaaactggGGCTGATCGACTGGAAGATGTTTGTGAACCTCCAGAGCCAGGAGTGCGACTGGGAGGAGATCAGTGTCAAGGGCCCCAAGGGGGAGTCCTCTGTTCTCCACGACAGGAAGTCTGGGAAGAAGTTCTCCATTGAAGACGCCCTGAGGGCTGGGAACATCACCAACCGCCAGCTGCAGCAGTACCATGACAAGGAGATCACCATCCAGGAGTTCGGAGTCATGGTGTCGGGAAAGACCAAGTGA